Proteins encoded together in one Penaeus vannamei isolate JL-2024 chromosome 11, ASM4276789v1, whole genome shotgun sequence window:
- the LOC138863147 gene encoding uncharacterized protein — MKAAKRRLGRGRNQIYAFNKSDGEVTYNKNEIQRVVEDFYRDLYHSDGQPRIEVKAGDTVPPKLFTACLEEIFTKLEWNRKAINMGHEYLNNLRLPDDIVLFSESD, encoded by the exons atgaaagcagctaaaagaagactcggaagagggagaaatcaaatatatgcatttaataaatcagacggagaagtgacatataacaagaatgaaatacaAAGAGTAGttgaagacttttacagggatctataccaCTCAGATGGACAGCCACGGATAGAAGTAAAAGCG ggcgacaccgtCCCACCAAAACTCTTTACAGCTtgccttgaggaaatattcaCGAAGCTAGAATGGAACAGAAAGGCTATCAACATGGGACACGAATacttaaacaacctaagattaccagacgatattgttctcttcagtgaatctgactaa